The following DNA comes from Brassica oleracea var. oleracea cultivar TO1000 chromosome C5, BOL, whole genome shotgun sequence.
TTATCCTTTTTTATGCCTTCAAGATTGGTCTTCCTTTCAAGTGGAGATTATATAAATTTATAGCTTATCTTTGTTTCTGACCTGATAAATTTATTCCAGCTTTTAGGAAGCTATATTGATGATGTCAATTGTTGAGTATGATAGCTGTTTTAAATCTGTTAGATCTATGCAAAGTTGTAGGATTCTTAATAAATCAAAGAGTTTAACCGATGTAGTAAATTTATAGACAACAATATTTGTGTCAGGTCTATATTTCTCAGTGGATCACGTTCATTGAATCTCTGCGACTATGGACCTTTATGAGAAAGGTTCAGTTTCCTGAGAAAGCTTAGTGCTTGAATTTTTTGGACTGAATTTGTAGGAAAGAGAGATTAGTGAGATAAGAATAGCAAACCGAAGCAACATATCCAGGAAAGATATATAATTCCTTGGTGATGGAACTTTTGTAGGAAGTGGACCACCATGCTTAGAAATCAGGAAGGGGGAAAGTATTTGGATATAGAATTGGTTATACATAGTCCAATGCATAACCTTTTTTGTAGGATCAATATGGCGACTCTTTCTTAAAATAATGTTGAAGTGAATCAATGACCAGGTAAAGTGTATTAGATGCTGTAGATGATTAGAACAGAAGCAACTTGATTTTTTTGGTTTCCTTTTGTGATTTGTGGTGCGTGATTTCGGCAAAGGGATTGTTATGGAACATTGTTTAGTTTTTTTCCTGTGATTGTAATAAGGTCACCAAAGTGTTTAGTTTACTGATTCTGGTAACAATAAAAAGTTGTTATAATTTTGCTTCATATGAGCAAATGGAAAAAGTTGTTATCGGGAAAACTAATTCACATAGTTAGGTTTCCTCAGGTGATGGCTCCTTATGGTTTACAGTAATAGTCCCGTCCTCATGACTCAAGATGTTCTTTCGTCTGTTTTAACTGTTTTGCAGTGAGTGAAGTACATGGACGTACGTTCGGAGTATGGACCCTCTTGACCTGCACTCTCTGCTTTCTTTGTGCATTCAACCCCGAAAACAAACCGTTATACTTGGCTACGTTTCTCTCATTCATCTACGCCTTAGGCCATTTTCTGACTGAGTACCTCTTCTACCATACAATGACCGTCGCCAATCTCTCAACCGTGGCCTTCTTCGCAGGTATGGTTTGTGGCAATCACCAGACATTACATAACCCACTCTTGTATTCAGCCAAGTCAGTTAATGTAGGTTGCATTGCATTCATTGTGTGCATGATCCTCATACTGCGCTGTTTTAAATGTATGTAACAGGCACGTCGATTGTGTGGATGCTCTGGGAGTGGAGTTCCCTTGAACAACCGCACTCCAAACTTTCTTGATTTTTTTTTCTTTTCAAGAAGACATGTAACTGATTCTTTCTTCTTTGAAACCTTTTTTAAGTTGGAATCATCTCCGGCTTTTTGCTCGGATTCCTAGAGCTGTTGTGATCTATATTTCATCTTCCCATCTTTGATAGTCTCAAGGAGAGTTGTAGGACTTGTTATCTTCTAATAAACTATGACTCGAATTTGTCAATCATTTATTGTATGACATCTGCTACAGCTGAATTGATTGTTTTCACTTGTAATTTTTTCCAAATTTGAGCATGAATGACTAATGGTATTATGATGATGAACACTTGCCTGAATGGTATTGTGAGCGATAAATATTTACACGATTCCTCTAAAACTAGCATCAAGTTTTAGAGGTTGTTACACAGTGGAAGTTGTTAGTTGGGAGAGTAGTCATGTGAAGAACTTTGTTGTTGTTGTTTTTCTGGTAGGGCATTAAAAAACTTTGTAGATCTTTGTATTTAATTAATGCTTACCTTTTTCAAAAAGTAAATAATTTCTTAGAATAATTTGAACATTAATATACCAAACAAGTCGGGTAGATACTTTTTAAAAATCGAATTCATTCTTTTTTAGTCCAAACTACTTCATATAATTTAGCTTACCAATGTTACAAAAAAAATTTAGCTTACCAATAAATAATACTATATAATTTAACTAAGCTTACACCTTAATATCTTCATTTTTTACATTTTTTCATAAACAGAAATATAAATATATATTTTCAATTTCAGATTTCGATTATGAATTTTTTGTAACTAATCTAATAAACAGATACAAAAATATGTGAATAAAATCAGAGAGTATCCGTAATTTCTGTAATATCATTTTCATAATTTCAATAATATTGGGAATTAGTTTATTCATTTATAAAATTTATAGCATAATATTGTTTTAAACATTTGTTGTTATATTTCTAATTATTTAATAAATAAAAATAAAGACCACAAAATAATCAATATTACAGCATATAAATTAAGATTAACCCTTAAACTTGCACAATATTTACAATCCAATGCCACTGAAAATTAAATAAACGTATATTTAATTAATGCTTGTCTTTTTCAAAAAGTAAATAATTTCTTAGAATAATTTGAACATTAATATACCAAACAAGTCGTGTAGATACTTTTTAAAAATCGAATTCATTCTTTTTTAGTCCAAACTACTTCATATAATTTAGCTTACCAATGTTACAAAAAAAATTTAGCTTACCAATAAATAATACTATATAATTTAACTAAGCTTACACCTTAATATCTTCATTTTTTACATTTTTTCATAAACAGAAATATAAATATATATTTTCAATTTCAGATTTCGATTATGAATTTTTTGTAACTAATCTAATAAACAGATACAAAAATATGTGAATAAAATCAGAGAGTATCCGTAATTTCTGTAATATCATTTTCATAATTTCAATAATATTGGGAATTAGTTTATTCATTTATAAAATTTATAGCATAATATTGTTTTAAACATTTGTTGTTATATTTCTAATTATTTAATAAATAAAAATAAAGACCACAAAATAATCAATATTACAGCATATAAATAAATACAAATTAATCTGTTAATATATTATTGATAGTATATTTTAATATAAATAAAAATTCAATTATTTATAAATATGATAAAATAAATATGATAATAAATATAGATGATATAATTGATGGTAGAAAAAAATACGTGTAAATTATAAATATATATTAGAAAATTTGATGACAAAAAAAATTCTGAAAATAATAATTTAGTTATAAAAAGCGAAATAAATACTCGAGCTGTTCCAAAAAAAATAAAAATACATTTGTGCGGATATTCACATTCTAAAAATATGGATGATATCATAATATAAACTATAAAATTATTATGTTTAGAAATTTCATATTAAACAATTACTTAAATGGATAATTTTTAAAATATATATTATCACTTATACAAATAGATATTTATTTAAAAAAAAAAAAAAACATCCGTGTGGGTGCGCAGGTCAAACTCTAATAAATATTTAAAGTGTGATTTGAAAGTACTTCTTAGCGATAATGAATTAGAGTAAGATATATTTCTCCTAAGTTACTCTACTTGTACCCAATTAAGCAAAACTTGTTTTCAGCCTATTTTTCGTTTTCTTCCATTCTTCACCTTTTTATTTTCATTTCTTACTCCACTGAATACCAATCACAGCCTAGATATATTGGTTCAACGAATTTACAACAGTTGTGAAAATAAAATAAAAATCTATGGGGATTTTGTGATATATGTACCTTTTTTTTCGTAACCATACAAATTTAGCTAATGTTAACAGATGGATAAATGATTTGGATGGTTTTTTGGAACACAACTTTCATTAAATTTAAATTCAAGGATTACAAAGGCAAGAGATAATTAAACATCCACATAAGCTATAGCAAAGGAAATTAAGTTTTGGATGGTTTAAAAAAAATCAATTTTACAAGTTGATACGCAAAGTTTATATGTATCAAAATATCTTATTTTCGTATCTCACATCATTTTCAGTCATCGCACCAAACTTTCCTTATTTAGTATGCTTAGGTTAAATCACATCCTAATATTTCTTATTAAGTAAATAACTTGTACAGTAGTATACAACGGATCTGTGGTTTGATTATTAATTACTAGATTATACAATTAGCTATAGTTCAAAAGTATCAGTCATACAAATTAATCAAATGCTAAACCTCCAAATATCCAACTTTTTAAGAAAAATCTCTTAAGTAATCACATGCAGTGGATCAAAAAATATCATCCGTTAGTTGAGTAAATGTTACTAATAACAGCAATCGCGAAGGATACATACCACCTACAATCTCATACTTGTCCAACTTCTCTGCATCTACCATGTAGATATTCAAAATTGGCGAACTCTAGCAACCACCCATATATGCAAATACTTTCGACAATATTGTATAGAAAATGAAGAGACAAGAATATAAATGGGATGGCCTCAATAGTATATAGCATTATCAAAAATAGAATATGAAAATAAACACATTTAATTGATGAAAGGAACTAAAAGTTGGTATACATTTAGTTCCCCATTGATATTTTACGTGACATGATAGAGTCAAGACTCAACTGTAACCACACGTTTTCAGTTTCTCGCTGTTAGGACAACAAATTGAATACCATCCAGACCAAAGCACGAGTTCACGACATATCTTTCAAGGTACATTGGTGGTAATGGTAAAGAAAAGTTATGGTTTCACAAAGTTAGTATAAATACAAGTACTAATAGCAGTAAACATAGTTGTAAATTTCTCTATTGTCCTCTACTCTCTCTATATTTATATCAATGTTCCTGTCTTCTCTTTTCTCTCCCTATTTGTAGTATCACGAGTATTTTCTTCAGAGTTAGAGCTCATTGTTCTTTTTCTATAACCTCTGAAAATAGAATCGTACAATAACATTTCATCTTAAGTGTTTCAGTTTGGTGCACAACAAGCTCATACAACATTTGTCATGGCTCTTCGCTGCTTATCTCAATCTTCATCAACAACTTTCTCTTATCTCTCTAAGGTTTGTATCTATATCAATTATTTTGTAGTTGTTTCCTTCCTGGATAAAAAAGAAGAGTATACAGAACAAAAAAGACCTCACTGTTCTTTTGATATCATCACGACAATATGGAAAGATACAAATTACAGATGGAAAACGTTGTCTTTGTTTTTTTATGAGGTATTCATGGTCTATGGAAGAGTTCACACTAATCTTTAAACCGGAAGTATAAAACACGGAAAAAATTTCTTTTTGGATATTCAAATGAGATCCAAAGTATGGTTTCATATCGGCTTAACTACACGACCTTAGTCTGGTCAAATTGTTTCGAGCATATAAAATACTCTTTCGACTAAATGTTTTGCCTGCGTTTCTTACTTTTAATTCTCTTATGATTAAGAATTTTCTTTTTTTGGATAATAATCAATATATATATATACACATATATATATATATATATATATATATATATATATATTATCCTTTTTCTTTATAAAATATGTATTTTTTTTTTGCTTAATATATACTTAATTTGTTTCAAAATAGTTGATGTTTTAGATGAATGCACAAGAATTAAGACATACACATTCTCCTAAAAAGTAACACACTAAAAATATAAAATAAATCTAATCCAACTAATCATCAAAAATACTATAAAACATCATTGATCACACAGTTTTCAATGAACTTTAAACTAATAAAAAAAATATAAAACATCATGTATTTTGAAACATCAATAACTCTTCAACATATCATCTATTATGAAATTGAGAGAGTATATACTAAGTGTTTCGCATGTATATACATGCATAATCATCTCAAAGTTGCTTATTAATATATATATGTACCAATTAAAAACTATCATGATAAATTATTTTTTATTCTCTAAAAGGTTTAAACCGAATATCAAATTATTTATATATAACGAAAAATTAATAAGCTCGTTATCGCCTTAAACTGAATACCATCTAGACCAAAGCACAAGTTACAACATATCTTTCACGGTACTTTGGTGGTAAGGGTAAAGAAAAGTTATGGTTTCACAAAGCTAGTATAAATACAAGTACTAGTAGCAGTAAACATAGTTGTAATTGCCTCTAGTCTACTCTTCTCTTCTCTCTCCCTCTTTGTAGTTTCTCGAATATTTTCTTCTGAGTATGCACAAGCTCATTATTCATTTTCTATAACCTCTGAAAATAGAATCATACAGTAACATTTATCTTAAAGAGTTTCAGTTTGGTGCACACAAAGCTCATACAACATTCTTCATGGCTCTTCGCTGCTTATCTCAATCTTCAACAACTTTGTTCTATCTCTCTAACGTTTGTACTTTTACTTTAAAAAAAAACGTTTGTACGTTCGTCGAATAAAAAACGTTATACTCTTATTAACCTTTAACAAAACAAAAAGTATTCTACTCTTCTTTTCTATACAAGAAGGAAACAACTACAACATATTTTGCTATATGTTTAATATATATATATATGTATTCTAGTAATTAAAACGAGATTTGGCTTTCCTTTAAGCTCACGCGCGCGTTTGATGTGTAAATGAAATAATACAGATCTGTGGATTTCGTATGCATGGGACTAAGGCAGCAGTTTCTGTTGTAGAAGAACATGTCTCGAAGATGGTGGGGACAGGACGGTATTTACCAATTCGAATGCAACAATGTTTGTCCTAAAAATACAAAAAATTACAAAAATTATCAGTATTTTACTTTTAGTTAGTTTAAAGTTTTATTTGATTCCCGATAAAATTCAATCAATTATATTTTTACATTTTGATTTATATTTTATTTTAAAAGTAAAATGCATTAATTAAAATTAGAACATCATACATTTGTATACAAGGAAAAAAACTAGAAGATTATATATTCATATCCGGAGGGAGTATATAATTAGATATAATTGTACCAACCATAAATACGTTTATATAATTTGATTGATCACACTATATCCAATAAATGTAAAAATTATTTAGAAATGTGAAAATCACTTTTATTTTGAAACAAAAAAATATCATTAAAAATATTTATATCATGAAACATAAAAAGATTGAGTAATAAATAAGTGAAAAAAAAAATAAAGTAAGCCATTTTTTAAAAAGAAAAACATAAAGTAAAAGGCAAAAATTAGATGCTAAAAGTGTACTCTCCTAGTTAAATTGAATTTTGTGTGACCTCAAGCGACCCGGTCATCAGTGTTATTGGTTCAATAGTTAAAGGCTTAAAGTTCAACCCACTCTTTCAGAAGGACTAAGAATTAAAGTTTGCAACAACAAAAAAAAAACTTAAATCAAAGGTTGTGTTTGGTTTAAAGTCTAAGGTTATTCTACTACGTGCAGTTACGATTTATAGTTATATACAGTGCGGATATGAATTTTCAGTTTTTAATTATTTATTTTATTAAATGATGTATTTGTAATATTCGTTCATATTATATTCATTAAGTAAATATTTTTTTTTGCATCTTAAACTATCTATTTTTTTACGAATGTGTGATATCATATAAAAAATATATAAAAAAAATGAGTATATAGTTAATTAGATAATTTTAAAAACAAAAAAATTTCTTTCGTGTGCGATATCATATAAATAATGATCCGCCCAGTTAAAAAAAATCTTGATTATTTTATGTGTAATTTTTTTTTTTTGACCATTTCTNNNNNNNNNNNNNNNNNNNNNNNNNNNNNNNNNNNNNNNNNNNNNNNNNNNNNNNNNNNNNNNNNNNNNNNNNNNNNAATTATAACAAAATATTTAAAAAATATTTTTAGAATTTGTTTGAAAAATAAAAAAATTACATTTTAAATTAAAATTATCCTAAAATATGATAAGTTTTGATGTAAACGAAAACTCAAATTATGTCAAAAATAATGATATTCAATGATAATAACAATTTTATTTGATTATTTTTTAAAAAATACATTTACAAAAATATTTTTTGAAATAAAATTCATTTATCTTTCAAATATAAAATGAAAATATTATAATTAAATAATAAAAATATAAATGAAAACCATAAATTTAGCAAATGACAACTTAGTTATATTATGCTAAGATTTTCTTTCTAACAATTTATCAAATGACAAATGAGTTATGAGCAAATAA
Coding sequences within:
- the LOC106292869 gene encoding ergosterol biosynthetic protein 28, whose product is MKALGYWLMVVGSLRLASVWFGFFNIWALRLAVFSQTTMSEVHGRTFGVWTLLTCTLCFLCAFNPENKPLYLATFLSFIYALGHFLTEYLFYHTMTVANLSTVAFFAGTSIVWMLWEWSSLEQPHSKLS